The nucleotide window cacagttaaaaggctgctgatgtgtaaatgcaattcataacgtagttagttcaaataacggttcgtacttctcctttggacaagcacttttgagtcttggaaaacacttttccatttacatcgggattttgcaaacattcagagtcaataaaatgagccctgcatgagtaacgaataagcagctgcaagtaagcatgctaaacttgacacccaaacagtattctaacgttagctttgagatactgcttgattgcatactgtaacttaacttagtttagtctcctcaatgtactatgttgtgataagaccttagcagagtttactttaactttaattcAGCAGTTTTAATGctgcaaatttgcgcagcatggtcacgatgctaagcggatttaatagcaatttagcccactgtgttctatgcagtgcttctatgtggcaacaacaatccatcaacaatcgtgaatattttgttaatgcacatgcagaggaggagcagcaggctcgttacgagagagagcgggcggggcgaggaaaggctgtgtgagtaaaaagtgcagctcaatgaaattattatctttaatttaaatagtaggcctacaacatagaacatcaatgtgtggtggccggttttgatttcgtggtgcccagccacagattagtcaacgtatggaaaacactgaaggtgtaaaattagaaatatttagcagcacacgttatgcttgacgaatcgacgctcatattttgtgtcgacgtattttttgcgtcgacgtcatcgattacgtcgacgcgttgtcccagccctacatCTCACAGTTCTGTTCGCCATCCCAGCCGCCGAGGCCTACATCATTGTCGATGCCTGGTCCCTCCGGATTCCAGGCAAATAACGTTACAGCTTCGTCGAGACGGCCTGATCTTCGGACTACTTTCGGATCCACTGAGACCTCAAAATCGGAGGTACTTTGGATTCTCCACACAGTGACAAAACATATGTCACATAACAGTAACGATAATATTAGTGACCTTTTCCAGGCAATGTTCCCCGACTCGAACATTGCGAAAGCGTTTACGTGCGGGCCGAACAAGATCGCTTATATAGCTAGATTTGGTATAGCGGACTTCATCAAGAGAGATCTAATAAACACCATTAGTGGACAGTATGTCTTGATGTTCGACGAAAGCTTCAACTCAACCACCAAGTCCAAGCAGCTGGACCTCCACGTTCGTTCCTGGAGCAATGGAGAGGTGCGGTCGAGATACATGGGATCTCAATTCATGGGACATGGGACAGCGCAGGACCTCCTGAAGCATATCGAAGTAAGTGATGGCCTACTTTACTGATTGGCCTTGGACGTTTACTTATCAATTTGTAGGGCATGCAATACAAATAGGTCTGCATTTGAACATCATGTCATAGGCCTACCTCATCTAAGGGAATATGCAAAAATGTAGTGCATGCATATTGTGTAAAATGTGCATGTCATCCTATGATCTATATGATGTAACATTTATAGCATCTATGAGACAATGTAGCCTACGGAAATTAAAGCCTAATTATTTTTTCAGTCTGCATAGTTTGAACATGCGGTGAAAAAGAGTAGTGCATTCCAgattcacattcatattcagcCTGCCAGTTTTATAGGCTATTTATATTTAACATACAGCTTTCAATATGTTGGTTTCATCTATGTACAGTCATTGGTTCCATTGAGATAGTTGATAGGCTAGATAATGTAGAGGGAGATTCAAATATTAGCCTACTTAAAATTCTTTTAATAGCTTTGTTTGTTAAGGACACCTGTGGAGAGAAGCTCCTCAGCCTCTCTTTAATTTCTGTTAATTTCGTGATTTAATTTCTTTCAGTAATTTTTGAATGTCTGTTTTATCAGCTGCATCAGCTCCATACTAGAAGAAAGGTTGCCGTTTAACATGTAGCTGAATTTATACATTTATGTAATCTTTATTTCTTCTTATTTTCCAAAAGGAGGCATCGCATCAATTGGACCACAGCAGGCTGATTTCAGTCTCCATGGATTCACAATGTGAATTTGAAGATTTTGGACATACTCCAACAGGACCATACAGAGAAGTATGGGGGTGCACAACTGGTGTCCGTCGGCAGCTGTGGACTCCACACACTACATAACTCCTTCAAGGTGGGATTTTCGATGTGGAATGTGGATAAAATTTTAAAGGCCATGCACACTCTTTTCCACAACGTTCCTGCAAGGAGGGAGGAATACGAACAAGTCACAAAATCTACACTGTTTCCCAAGCCATTTTGTGGCCACAGGTGGCTTGAAAGTCTCCCAGTTGTTGAACGGGCGCTCGAAGTCTGGCCATCTCTCATGCTGTACATGGACGCTGTACACAATAAACAGCTCCCAAATCCCAAAACAGCATCTTTTGACACCATCGAGGCAGCCATTAAGGATCCCCTTACGACAGCGAAGATGCACTTTTTCATGACTCTGGCCAGGACCTTCCATCCGTTCATGAAGAAATACCAGACCGATGAACCTATGATGCCTTTCCTTGCCAAAGATTTGACTGAGTTAATTAAGGTAATTATTTACTGTATATGGGTAGTGTAATTAGTTGGCATGGGCTTctcattttatttgtttatttattcatctgtgatgcttttatccaaaataACAAAGTATTTGTCACAGTTTAGGGATTGCATGTAAAATGTTGTAGGGCCAGTCTCCTATTGTCTGTAGTGGCAATTATGTCAAAAAATTTGCTATATAAATACAATGTACTTACTTacatacttatttacttacttacttttgCCCACTGGCAGAGTCTACTGAGACGCTGTATTAAGAGAGAGGTCCTCCAGGACATCACTCCCCTTCAGCTCACCAAGCTTGATACGTCTGACAAGACCTTGCTCCTCCTCCCCCAGAAGATTGATATTGGCTTGGGTGCTGAGGCAGCAGTCAAGGTATCATATTTGGTAGTTTTGGATATTAATTATGATCAGTATGTACGCTGAAAGTATGATTTTGCTAAGCATACTAAACGTATTtgttagagatgcaccgatagatcggctggtgaccggaatcggccgattttcacgtgatcggccatgaccggcgaccggccggtcagtctgagacgtgccgattttatgccggtcaaatacactcgtgcgccgcaattgtaacaacacccagctgagtttgcaaagtttgaagaagctatcaaccaggccaacactgcaatagggcattgggattgacatttgtttggtggcttttggccacagcgAAGAGTGCCACCTATTGGCCAGCCGCCAACACCTCTTCCAGCAGGAACttactcttccaaggaggtctcttatccaagtactaactaagcctgcttagcttcagtaattcagcaaagtcagggtatctgctggtctggctgctagctaaaaagaaaaggtgaaaggcatatatgattctaactgtctcactgaattgcattttgcacactcaattctcactggtatttgctagacaacaagtaccaaaacataattcatagttaaaaaaaacatagttcataattctgagaaattcttgaagtgtgtgtgcttctgtgtgtgcgcctgtgtgtgtgcatgtgcattcatGCGTACGTGGCGTGGGTGGTTGACAGACTTCGAGCGCCCGTTCAACAACTGGGAGACACACAGCTGAACCACCAGCCTGCTGAACGGAGATAAACGACtgcgacattaaaaataatcaaagatgtcaacaagcagcgacatacagtagccctagtagttctactccactgaaaaaaaaatactctaactatttactgcacgtagactagggctatgccttaaaataccctagtctagcagattgagaagtggatgtcgtgaaagtgaacaaacaaattagaaaggcaaacaaagttgcttttgacatagtagcctacaatgaagaaaactgatgctctgaatactgaatcagtcATCTCTGAAAGTTTTTAACcatttaaccggaatttggatttaattttttcaccgcaaaacagacgtgcactgttttcatatggtggagcacctaatcgctattagcacttctcccctgtgtttgcgtgatagcctaggctgctaccacttttccctcgccctcccataaattcatcaatgcatatgaaaatatgttacatggtagtatgttcaaatgtatcatgaaaattgttcttaaatctttagttggatattggatgtgagaagcataaaatgggtgttccataacttaacttaatccttattatacggctcttcacaatgcaagtagaatgctccattgacttgaatgggatttctgaaagttctagcggtcattatttcttgggaaaggacctgaaaacaagaatgaccgctgtcaatggcaacggagtttgtgcttggaacttcattcaaaagtgaaagcagacggttgatcagctgtgttctaaagaatgtttgattcaagttcagcgtgttgcgaactatttgtttctcagcaaaagccacgacgaaacggtaacaaataagtgtaaagagacatatcatggagtttattttttcgttttggcaagtagccgtataataagcgggataatgtatagaacgccggtcatcatgggaaaaataagtcccttcagggcgaaacaagacccctccgctggtgcgtcggggtccggttcgccctgtcgggacttattttccccataatgaccggcgttctatacattatcccttacataatttcatactgcatctgaagttagacttgaaaaagaatctgtctgctcaccggttccattttttttaacagccatttcatcattgataagttgattacacGTCTATATTAACTATTAACCATCttctatcaaagaaaagatagaaaataactatttgtgtgtgtgctgtaaaatggttagaagaaatgaaatcggaatcggctaaaatctgtatcggcaggtcaaactctatggaaaaatcggaaatcggtatcagcccagaaaattgcaatcggtgcatctctagtatTTGTGAACTGTATGAGGTTTGATTGAAGAATGTTTTGATGGAACctatatttttatactatacttTAAAGCAAATTATTTTGGATGGTGATTCCCCATAATGAAGTGTAGGTTCACATAGATCATGTGAAGCAAGTATGATTCTTCTGAGACATCCCAAACACAGCAAATAAGACATTGTATGACCCCATTGCATAAAGTCACATAATTGACCAAAGCTACTTCATGCCATGTGGTACTTAAAACTCCATTTTGATATTACTGTTTTATTGTCCAGGACAGTAGAAGTGCAGAGCTAAGGATCCTTGAATTTAGAAGGGATTGTATGCAGGGCCTCTCAAACATTGTCAGAAAAGCACAGGAGAAGAGCCCCTTGAAATATCCGACAGTTAGGCAGATGGAGTGTCTGGACCCATCTCTCATGTTCAGGGACTCAGACAGATGCAAAAATCAGATGAAGGCTCTTGTCCAGACATTCCTGAAGAACAAGCAGCTGACAGGAGGTGTACCTGCTGGTAGGAATGGTTTGGAAGGGGTTATGAACCATGCTCAACTATCCTTAGATTTTCTATTGGGCTTTATTCGGACCATTAGTTGCAGACATTTGCTCTGACAATTGACAATTTCCAATGTCCTATCAGGGTATTGGTTTAGCATGGATGTTTCACTTTTGTCATTTCCCCTTCTGATTGTCCTGTACCTGTTCTGTGTGCAGTGGCTCAGATGCACTGAATAAGTTTCATACTTTTATACAGGTTTTTGTTGTAGACATTTAGATATAGTGTCTTTACCTTACACAGGTATATAGGATTTGGTATACACATTTCCTTTATGTGCGTTGGAACAATACAAAAatgcagagagaaaaaagacaggAGTGACAATATTTTCAGTCATGACTATGCATATTTGACTGACTTCTTATTTTCTCACACTTTTTTGTAGGGGATGCCATTGTCCAACAATTTGAATCTTTCCTGTCTGCTGAGGCAAGAAATTAAGAATTTCTTTCCTTTCAGCCATTTGAGAGACGCTTAGACACCTTCTTGTATGAGAGATTGAGAGGTCCCTACCCTGCTGCTTGGGTTTTTTGTCAGAAGTTACTGCTCCTTTCACATGGCCAGGCCACTGTTGAAAGGGGATTTTCTATCAACAAGGAGGTGGAGACCGAAAACATGCAACAGGACACAATTGTTGCACAAAGGCTCATATGTGACTTTGTTACAATGCATGGGGATGCCACTCAGGTCCCCCTTACCAAGGAACTTATGGCATCTGTGGGTGCAGCCCGGTCAAAATACAGACTCTTTCTTGATCAAGAGCGCatcagaaaagaaaaggaatctCAGAGCAAGAAAAGAAAGCTGGCTGAGCAGTGTCTGGTGGACCTTAAGAAAAGGAAGACAAACTTAGaaaatgtgtgtgcctgtcttgTCAGGGAGGCAGATGCACTAGCAGAACAAGCTGAGGGCAAGGCTGGCTCCAAGATGACTTCTCTCAAAGTCCAATGTCCTGAGAAGGGCACACAAAGAAAAACCTGGAGAACTGAAAGCCCTTGAAACTGAGATTGATGCTAAAGGGGATGAACTCAGACATATGTAGGGTTAGGTTGTATGTACAAATGTTGTGTTGGGAATATGGATATCAGAAGTTATATCATCCATAAGTATTTTCATCTGTTTTAATGATGAGTTTCTTTGATATATAAGtgtatcaaaaaataaaaaggaagAATTGTCTAGGATTATTAGAATGTTTCTATTTATGTTGTGTCGGTCTTAAATTTCACACATAATGGTCTTAAAAggtcttaaaaaggtcttaaatgTAACTAACTGAAACCTGCAAGAACCCTGTTGCTAACACCATTTCCTTTGTGTTCTATTGACATTTTCATGATTTATCAGTAATGAAGCCTTTTTTTCCTCACAAATGTGAATGTCATGCAAAAAAAACGGAAGAAAAAAACTCTTCTCCTGACTAAATCTATACGACTCTTtgctgcacggcggtcataaatactgaaaaatgtatttaattaaaatacaagtaattagtaaaatacaaaaatacccacacaatAATCATAGTATACTAACTTTTAAAAGAAACTCCAAGGCCTATTATTGAAAATATATCCCCTAGAGACAATaaatactattttctgattggctggcagagGGCTGTTAATGCTGTACATTGGGgctcctatgaagtagatctggtaaaagaAATGTAATCAGCgtcccatatcaatgtaaacaaTGATTGAACTGACAAGAAGCAGACTTCgcaacagtggaatcaactgtaacacAGCAACTACCCACCATCATTTCCGAAACCAATGAATGTAGGGCGACAAATTGGCCAgcctctttttaaactgaactgcatttccctctttgtgctataaatgcataacctgactctcgccagatggatttcgttccgcctagctccactcatccatctgggatcgattcattggagaggtgtttcagaaggctgggcctgataaaaaatccttgcatatgattggataagccacttgtccgtcatctattgacgtgccacttcaaccactcacattgaagccaacccgtggcgctgagaacagtctcacagtcgcttctacgctaggtcacatctatgaaactcccgccctgcatcctgattggctctaccataaaatctggtgccgaaatcactctcaacggaagcgatcccagatggatgtgagtggagctaggcggaacgaaattcatctgtcGTGAGTCAGGTTAATAAATGCATGCCTATTGCCTACATGATTgcctcaattagacaaggcaaacgaggtggtggaattgcctccattctctcaaacaaatatagttgcacacgagtcaactttggcgaattcgcttcctttgagtatattgccctcactctgaaggctgacccagctgtacttctattaaccttataccgccctcctaaactatggactggctttctcgaccagttttctgaacttatgtcgctcatcatcactagctatgatcggataattgtaaatggcgacttcaatattcatgtcaataagacaactgatgctaaagccagtaagttccttaatgtgttggacagtttagagctaaagcagcatgttccaggacccacccacaaccttggcaacaccctcgatctagtcatttccagagggatagaagtcacagacttatcagtaaatgatataaatatgtctgatcatcattgtgtatcttttaatattgtactacatactccaaaaattcatcccgaaattgcaatcaaatcgcgactcttggacattagagcagaacagcagttcatagctcttatagactccataaatttagatattttacatcatcccattgatcaaatggtagaggctctcaatcgtgaattaggcgctctgcttgacagagtggcacccttaaagactaaaaaaaggccctgtagcaaactgacaccttggatgaacgaaaatatccatgatctaaaaagatcatgtaggaaagctgagagaacatggagaaaaactaagttacaggttcaccgtgccattctaaaagaaaaaattgcaaattataatagagctattcggaatgagaggaggaaccacttctctaaggtaattgctgaaaacagtggaaactctagggtgttgttctctaccattgataggctattgcatcaaacaccttttgatacactcagtcaggcatcctctctaagatgcgaagaatttgcagacttcttcaaaaacaaagtcatttctataagggaggctattggtaacacaagtaatatgtttgatagtacacccaaaaacagccccccaaaattaaggtcctttagcactattactcaatctgagcttggtaaaattataactcaaaccggctcctcaacatgtgttttagatccaatccctactacattcctcaaaaaagtatatgatggcttagctcccttttttctcaaggtaataaatacctcattagaaacaggtatatttccaactgcttttaaaaccgctgttgtgaaacctttacttaaaaagtcaaatcttgaccataccaatctgagcaactacaggcctatatcaaatctatcgtttttgagcaaagtacttgaaaaagttgtttgtaatcagttaaataccttcctcaacgaaaacagtatccttgaaaaattccaatcaggttttagatcaaatcacagcacagaaacggctctagtaaaaatagtcaatgatctcagactagctaccgactcaaacaaagtctcaatccttattcttctggatttgagtgcggcatttgacaccattgatcatagcatcctaattcaccgccttgcgaagtgggtgggtctctctgataatgctctaaactggtttcaaacctacattactggcagagatttttatatcagtctaggagatcatgtatctgaaaaacatgacttgccttttggtgtggcccaggggagctgccttggtcccctgctattttctctatatatgcttccattgggaaacgtcataagtcaacataatgtaaacttccacagctacgcagatgatacccaattgtatctttctgttgagccaactaacccagatggcctttgctccctcactgcatgcctaacctccattaatcagtggatgagcaaaaactttttgaaactaaatgatgacaaaacagaggtacttctggttggaccaaaactaaagcgagatattattcttagtaatctggggaacttggcacaccaggtcaaaccaaaagtaacaagcctcggtgtcatcttagatgcagagttaagttttaagccccatatcagtaaagttactcagacagcctatttccacttaagaaacattgccaaagtgcggccctttttaactcaacaagatgcagaaaaactaattcacgcctttatcactagcaggttagactactgcaatgcacttttcactggtcttcccaaaaaacatctaaagaaattggcactcatacagaactctgcggctagacttttaactaagactaagaagagagaacacatcacccctgtgttggctgaactgcactggctccctatttcctatagaattgattttaaggttatgttaattacttacaaagctctgaatggcatagcaccttcatatatctctgagcttttaatatcttatcaaccacaaaggaaacttagatcatccaattctaatcttttaatcgtacccaaagtgctccacaaacaaagtggagaagctgcgtttatccattatgcccccaaactatggaacaccctgcctctgtacatcaagcaggcgagttcagtaaatatttttaaaaaagatctgaaaacatacctgtacaggaaagcttttagttaactcatcttatcctgtagactacattttcagattattctacatctgctactattggagggcgcagccagccagaagcagatgggctccccctattaagtcaggttctgctcaaggtttcttcctggaatatgggagtttttccttgccacagttgccatatggcgtgcttgtggggggtaagagggttaaggctgccagtcttatgacgtcattttctatatttttgatatgttgctgagcatatcataaacagcaaagaaaagtgattgataatgactgactgactactattgtgttacatgcttcaaatgtaaagcactttgagctgcattctgtgtatgaaaggtgctatacaaataaagctttattattattattattattattatgactggCAACATGGGGGACAAACAGAATAACACCCTGTAAGGTGTCCCGATACAGAATTAattaagtatactcttttgatcccgtgagggaaatttggtccaTTATTTCAGCATACCTCCCAAGATGGCCATTATTGCAAATTTGTTTGGCTTTTTTatgcttggattttgtgaacGTTAGTACATTCTAAAAATGTTGTTATTGTAACCCCAAAACACGTCTGAACTGCTGTGTGAGCCAACTATCTGAAGTTAGGAAGTTAGCTACAGTTGgtatcagttaagtttggacggtttcctgcatgaatcacgcacccattttcttggcagaaatggcacaaactgcagttgacccaaacaaccaccaggtggctcttgggagttctgccactactaatTTTGATGCAACTTGACTTACTACTTCCATGACGCAtccagtttccaagtcagtagaacaatcagagacagttgagccattaccaaacatatatgataatacaatagtgtgagtttatatatcttaggGGCATCGCCAGCCGATTTTGCCGgggcttcagccccgaatgtattTTGCAAATATGAAACCATTATTCGGATCATGCATTGGAACTGTGAGATGAGATGGACCTATTTATCAAATATAAAAGCAGGACACGGGTTTCCTCTCACTGTCCttcatgcagcagatctaacttgaacgttaggCTACCTTAGGCTACCATAATTTGAAACGTAGGCTGCTTAGAGCGCGCACACGAGAcagagtcagtcagttccagggttgggcatgtcattgtttgcatTTCCTATTTAGTGTAAGAAAGTTATAAGGAAATCATAAAGGCAACAAGGCAGGGGCGCCGGAACGAGTTTCAAAGTGCAGCCCAAAATCGCGTGcgctttttctctttcttgcacaaacaaaatgtgtgcaaatagcctgcgtaattctgcttcataaagttgaacaaacgcatgtggtcattttttttatagataaatagaaatagcctactgtcatgcagtttatgGGGTAGGCCAACGTGAACTTAGACACGGGAGATTCTTTCTCTAGGCTACTCGTAGCTGAGCAGAGTTGGGTGTAACGTGTCATTAATCACGTTACAGTTCCTACAGTGTGCTAGCAAAGATATTCAGGATTCTGGGAGGGCGACAAGAATATTGCCAAAAAAATAGAATTCATCGGAGTAGGCTGTTTGTTACCTTACTACTGAGTGGGAAACAGTGCACAACTAACTAATGACTAGTCTGATGTCAATCACACCACGAATTGATTCCAAAAAAAATATGTTGGGCTATAGGCTACAAGCTAGGACTGCCACTGGTTTCAGTGTGAAGAAGAGCATCTAgtacagtggtccccaaactttttcttctgagggccagctcactatgcctggctctaagagaggacCAGAGACtcagagtatatcagtaaccataaatagcttagaaCTGTGAACagcagcagtctaccttagttgaatatgccattacatttaatcataggctactgcaatttaataccattgttagctgtgttttatattgccatcatgccatatcagtgtaaaatgtagct belongs to Alosa sapidissima isolate fAloSap1 chromosome 20, fAloSap1.pri, whole genome shotgun sequence and includes:
- the LOC121693855 gene encoding uncharacterized protein LOC121693855 isoform X2, which produces MWNVDKILKAMHTLFHNVPARREEYEQVTKSTLFPKPFCGHRWLESLPVVERALEVWPSLMLYMDAVHNKQLPNPKTASFDTIEAAIKDPLTTAKMHFFMTLARTFHPFMKKYQTDEPMMPFLAKDLTELIKSLLRRCIKREVLQDITPLQLTKLDTSDKTLLLLPQKIDIGLGAEAAVKDSRSAELRILEFRRDCMQGLSNIVRKAQEKSPLKYPTVRQMECLDPSLMFRDSDRCKNQMKALVQTFLKNKQLTGGVPAGDAIVQQFESFLSAEARN
- the LOC121693855 gene encoding uncharacterized protein LOC121693855 isoform X1, which encodes MWNVDKILKAMHTLFHNVPARREEYEQVTKSTLFPKPFCGHRWLESLPVVERALEVWPSLMLYMDAVHNKQLPNPKTASFDTIEAAIKDPLTTAKMHFFMTLARTFHPFMKKYQTDEPMMPFLAKDLTELIKSLLRRCIKREVLQDITPLQLTKLDTSDKTLLLLPQKIDIGLGAEAAVKDSRSAELRILEFRRDCMQGLSNIVRKAQEKSPLKYPTVRQMECLDPSLMFRDSDRCKNQMKALVQTFLKNKQLTGGVPAGRNGLEGVMNHAQLSLDFLLGFIRTISCRHLL
- the LOC121693855 gene encoding uncharacterized protein LOC121693855 isoform X3; translation: MLYMDAVHNKQLPNPKTASFDTIEAAIKDPLTTAKMHFFMTLARTFHPFMKKYQTDEPMMPFLAKDLTELIKSLLRRCIKREVLQDITPLQLTKLDTSDKTLLLLPQKIDIGLGAEAAVKDSRSAELRILEFRRDCMQGLSNIVRKAQEKSPLKYPTVRQMECLDPSLMFRDSDRCKNQMKALVQTFLKNKQLTGGVPAGRNGLEGVMNHAQLSLDFLLGFIRTISCRHLL